A section of the Candidatus Binataceae bacterium genome encodes:
- a CDS encoding DUF1329 domain-containing protein: MRLSPAFALPVLVILVGAPRLNAQVRPGDVITKDNASKVQNLLSPGNLVMVQQGMQLNIVASDKLEWPPPYKSATEKYSSQVHLLPDGTLQNYVAGQPFPLLDPNDPQIAAKILWNFSFRPLYTDDADLRDAEIASYTANANGTPVDFFTVGHFAFYNNIGRIEVPPIPTDPDAAASGIRFRFAFYPLLEPSSLRGFGMIRFRHIDPKVDDNTWIFQPGSRRVRRESPAILSDAIGMLAGFGSHGSAGSGNGPSGGTAYASVIDPDSYFGFAAKIEEYNYKYLGEKDMLACVHAKNSPAVACPFDGGRSICPENWEMRHLYAVEADVKPGNDSVIPRRVLYVDAEGWFITASDQYDRTGKLWKSIATFDTYRDRPVPDAKVAIYPYKRMFQIGLVDEDLTAAGTSVVYMPGPESTDHECWYIDMGVVDNAFMTPDALARAGSQ, translated from the coding sequence ATGCGTCTGAGTCCCGCGTTCGCCCTGCCGGTGCTGGTCATTCTGGTTGGCGCTCCGCGCCTGAATGCGCAGGTCAGGCCTGGAGATGTGATAACCAAGGACAATGCGAGCAAGGTGCAAAACCTGTTGAGCCCAGGCAACCTGGTGATGGTCCAGCAGGGCATGCAGCTCAACATCGTGGCGAGCGACAAACTGGAATGGCCGCCCCCGTACAAGTCCGCCACCGAAAAATATTCGTCACAGGTGCATCTGCTACCTGATGGGACCTTGCAGAACTACGTCGCGGGACAGCCGTTCCCGCTGCTTGACCCCAACGATCCGCAGATCGCGGCGAAGATCCTGTGGAACTTCAGTTTTCGTCCGCTGTACACCGACGATGCAGACCTGCGCGATGCGGAGATCGCGAGCTACACGGCAAACGCGAACGGCACGCCGGTCGATTTTTTCACCGTCGGGCATTTCGCCTTTTACAACAACATCGGTCGCATCGAAGTCCCTCCGATTCCGACTGACCCGGACGCCGCGGCCAGCGGAATCCGTTTTCGCTTTGCCTTCTACCCGCTCCTGGAGCCATCGTCGCTGCGTGGCTTCGGAATGATCCGATTCCGCCATATCGATCCCAAGGTCGATGACAACACCTGGATCTTTCAGCCGGGCAGCCGGCGCGTCCGGCGCGAGTCGCCCGCCATCCTTTCGGACGCGATCGGAATGCTGGCAGGATTTGGCTCACACGGCTCGGCAGGTAGCGGCAACGGACCCTCGGGCGGAACCGCGTATGCCTCAGTAATCGATCCCGATTCCTACTTCGGATTTGCGGCGAAGATCGAGGAATACAACTATAAGTATCTCGGCGAGAAGGACATGCTCGCCTGCGTGCATGCGAAGAACTCGCCCGCGGTCGCCTGTCCGTTTGATGGCGGGCGCAGCATCTGCCCGGAGAACTGGGAGATGCGCCACCTGTACGCGGTCGAGGCGGACGTCAAGCCCGGAAACGATTCAGTCATTCCCCGGCGGGTTCTGTACGTCGACGCGGAAGGATGGTTCATCACCGCTTCGGACCAGTATGACCGCACCGGCAAGCTGTGGAAGAGTATCGCAACGTTCGACACCTATCGTGACCGCCCGGTGCCGGATGCGAAGGTTGCGATCTATCCGTACAAGCGGATGTTCCAGATTGGGCTGGTCGACGAGGACCTGACCGCCGCCGGTACCTCGGTCGTCTACATGCCCGGTCCGGAATCGACCGACCACGAATGCTGGTATATCGACATGGGCGTCGTGGATAACGCGTTCATGACTCCGGATGCGCTGGCGCGGGCGGGCTCGCAGTAG
- a CDS encoding SDR family oxidoreductase, translating into MDSLEGLFSVRGHRALITGASSGLGVDCAHALALAGADVALVARREDRVKTLAGELTRKYRVQAVGVGADVSREADLERALAECVRGLGGEIDILVNNAGVSPTGRAENFKRELWENAVAVNLTAPMLLSQRVARALIAAHKPGRIINMASIYASVASSVYRLSAYAATKAGLANLTRQLAIEWAPYGILVNAIAPGWIPTEATEGGIAKPGNKERMEQFTPLGRLGRPDEIRGAVVFLASPASSYITGAILAVDGGYTSW; encoded by the coding sequence ATGGATTCGCTAGAAGGACTGTTCTCCGTGCGCGGGCACCGCGCACTCATTACCGGCGCATCGTCGGGGTTGGGGGTTGATTGTGCGCATGCACTGGCACTCGCGGGTGCTGATGTTGCGCTGGTCGCACGGCGCGAAGATCGCGTCAAAACACTCGCGGGTGAACTGACGCGAAAATACCGAGTCCAGGCGGTTGGCGTCGGCGCGGACGTAAGCCGCGAGGCCGACCTCGAGCGGGCTTTGGCGGAGTGCGTGCGCGGGCTGGGTGGAGAGATCGATATCCTGGTGAACAACGCGGGCGTATCGCCGACCGGCCGCGCGGAGAACTTCAAGCGCGAGCTGTGGGAGAACGCGGTCGCCGTGAACCTGACCGCGCCGATGCTGTTGTCGCAGCGGGTGGCGCGGGCGCTGATCGCGGCGCACAAACCCGGCAGAATCATCAACATGGCATCCATCTATGCCAGCGTCGCGAGCTCGGTTTATCGCTTGTCCGCGTACGCAGCTACCAAGGCCGGACTGGCCAATCTGACCCGGCAGCTCGCGATCGAATGGGCGCCCTATGGAATTTTGGTCAATGCGATCGCCCCGGGATGGATTCCAACCGAAGCCACCGAAGGCGGGATCGCAAAGCCGGGCAACAAGGAACGCATGGAACAGTTCACCCCTCTGGGCCGGCTCGGTAGGCCCGATGAAATCCGGGGGGCAGTGGTGTTCCTGGCCAGTCCCGCGTCGAGCTACATAACCGGAGCGATCTTGGCGGTCGACGGCGGCTACACTTCATGGTAG
- a CDS encoding GntR family transcriptional regulator produces MGTTKKIVRIDLGSSIPVYRQIADQIRAMLVAREFTPGERLPTVRQVAVDLGVNHNTVAEAYRNLADEGWLSLERGRGAQVVSRSTPAPSPKARNAFAQRLRSLIAQVRAAGVSPQAIRSEFEEAATALLGREGKGSPR; encoded by the coding sequence ATGGGTACCACCAAGAAAATAGTCAGAATCGATCTTGGTTCCTCGATTCCGGTCTATCGGCAGATCGCCGACCAAATCCGCGCGATGCTGGTGGCACGCGAATTCACGCCTGGTGAGCGGTTGCCTACCGTGCGCCAGGTCGCGGTGGATCTCGGCGTCAATCACAACACGGTTGCGGAGGCGTATCGCAACCTGGCCGACGAAGGATGGCTTAGCCTGGAACGCGGCCGGGGAGCGCAGGTTGTCTCGCGCAGTACCCCGGCGCCGAGCCCGAAAGCGCGCAACGCGTTCGCACAGCGCCTGCGCAGCCTGATCGCGCAGGTGCGCGCGGCCGGAGTTTCACCGCAGGCGATTCGTTCGGAGTTCGAGGAAGCCGCAACCGCCTTGCTGGGACGAGAGGGTAAAGGCAGCCCAAGATGA
- the cysS gene encoding cysteine--tRNA ligase: protein MKPFSIYNTLSRSVEVLKPLNPPTVTLYSYGPTVYLRQHLGNLRTYLSWDFLRRALELSGYRVHHVINVTDVGHMTSDEDEGEDKIEKTARAEGKSPLEVAGFYLSMFQHDLAILNAEPPQVWCRATDHIADMLALIERILTAGMAYVTKSGVYFDVEKYRGPNKLGKLSRQSLGEQNAGQRLEHSPDKKSPHDFALWVLNHPDHLMQWDSPWGRGYPGWHIECSAMSMKYLGETIDIHTGGMDHIPIHHENEIAQSESATGHRFVDYFVHGAFLVDKSGAKISKSAGKFPLLSDLSAMGLDPLAFRLFCFGAKYRSELALSDEGLRAAQASLDYLREFARNVPPEAMVTGDSDFAAGFREQFVEALNDDLNTPRALAAAREMVAEANRRDDRKIWSTLEFFDRVLGLDLQKTRAAAQSTEFPAEVQQLIDERAAARRAKDFPRADRLRALLEAHGYEVKDGRDGAATYRRRA, encoded by the coding sequence GTGAAACCCTTTTCGATCTACAATACCCTGTCGCGCAGCGTGGAGGTTCTGAAACCCTTAAATCCTCCGACCGTCACCCTCTACTCCTACGGCCCCACGGTTTACCTGCGCCAGCACCTTGGAAATCTGCGTACCTATCTGTCGTGGGACTTCCTTCGCCGGGCGCTGGAACTCAGCGGCTATCGCGTCCATCACGTGATCAACGTCACCGACGTCGGCCATATGACCTCTGATGAGGACGAAGGCGAGGACAAGATCGAGAAAACCGCGCGCGCCGAGGGCAAATCCCCTCTCGAGGTGGCGGGTTTTTATCTTTCGATGTTCCAGCACGACCTCGCGATACTCAACGCCGAGCCCCCGCAGGTGTGGTGCCGCGCCACTGACCACATCGCCGACATGCTCGCGCTGATCGAGCGGATCCTCACCGCGGGCATGGCGTATGTCACGAAGTCCGGCGTCTACTTCGATGTCGAGAAGTATCGCGGGCCCAACAAACTCGGGAAGCTTTCCCGCCAAAGCCTCGGTGAGCAGAATGCGGGGCAGCGCCTGGAACATTCGCCCGACAAGAAAAGCCCGCACGATTTCGCGCTGTGGGTCCTCAATCATCCGGACCACCTGATGCAATGGGACAGCCCGTGGGGCCGCGGCTACCCGGGGTGGCATATCGAATGTTCCGCGATGTCGATGAAGTACCTGGGTGAGACCATCGACATCCACACCGGTGGCATGGACCACATCCCGATTCATCACGAGAACGAGATCGCGCAGTCGGAAAGCGCGACCGGTCATCGGTTTGTCGACTATTTCGTGCACGGCGCATTCCTGGTCGACAAGAGCGGCGCGAAGATCAGCAAGAGCGCGGGCAAGTTTCCGCTGCTCTCGGACCTGAGTGCGATGGGTCTTGACCCGCTCGCGTTCAGGCTCTTCTGCTTCGGTGCCAAGTATCGATCGGAATTGGCCCTCTCCGACGAGGGCTTGCGCGCGGCACAGGCAAGTCTCGACTACTTGCGCGAGTTCGCGCGCAACGTGCCACCCGAAGCCATGGTGACAGGGGACAGCGACTTCGCGGCCGGGTTTCGTGAGCAGTTTGTCGAGGCGCTCAACGACGATCTCAACACGCCGCGGGCGCTGGCGGCCGCGCGCGAGATGGTAGCCGAGGCAAATCGTCGCGACGACCGAAAAATCTGGAGCACGCTGGAATTCTTCGATCGGGTTCTGGGACTTGATTTGCAGAAGACCCGGGCCGCGGCACAATCGACCGAGTTCCCCGCGGAGGTCCAGCAGCTGATCGACGAACGCGCGGCGGCGCGGCGAGCGAAAGACTTCCCACGCGCGGACCGCTTGCGCGCGCTGCTCGAAGCGCACGGCTACGAGGTGAAGGATGGGCGCGACGGTGCTGCAACCTACCGGCGGCGCGCTTAG
- a CDS encoding DUF393 domain-containing protein, whose protein sequence is MAEIAEERSVGKASRGKLALLYDGSCAMCTEGVNKACRFDNTGNLEPIDLFDPAVHARFPDLKPENLVKELHAVDDSGRVYRGARAVNEILRRQNGPRSWLAYLWYMPGYAWLAERQYKRIAASRYERNAAGRLKESSSAHQS, encoded by the coding sequence ATGGCGGAAATTGCCGAGGAGCGCAGCGTCGGGAAGGCATCGCGCGGGAAGCTCGCTCTGCTATACGACGGTTCGTGCGCGATGTGCACCGAGGGTGTCAACAAGGCGTGCCGCTTTGACAACACCGGCAACCTCGAGCCCATCGATCTGTTCGACCCGGCCGTGCACGCGCGTTTTCCAGATCTCAAACCGGAGAACCTGGTGAAGGAATTGCACGCGGTTGACGATAGCGGGCGCGTCTACCGGGGCGCACGCGCAGTCAATGAGATTCTACGGCGCCAAAACGGCCCCAGGTCATGGCTGGCATACCTTTGGTACATGCCAGGCTATGCGTGGCTGGCTGAGCGGCAGTACAAGCGAATCGCCGCATCGCGCTATGAGCGGAATGCGGCGGGCCGCTTGAAGGAATCGTCTTCCGCGCATCAGTCTTGA
- a CDS encoding DUF4019 domain-containing protein, with amino-acid sequence MKVILAAGLCCLVTVICPAQARAVDRAEAAKEATVAAEQWLGLVDQGKFNGSWLEASTYFRNVTTKQQWKQQVSVWRSALGSVVSRKLRTVQYLTTMPGAPDGEYVMIQYDTTFTHKKSAVEVVVPMMDADGKWRVSEYSIR; translated from the coding sequence ATGAAAGTGATATTGGCGGCGGGCTTGTGCTGCCTGGTCACGGTCATCTGCCCTGCGCAAGCCCGGGCGGTCGATCGGGCGGAGGCGGCAAAGGAGGCGACCGTCGCCGCGGAACAATGGTTGGGGTTGGTGGACCAGGGAAAGTTCAATGGCAGTTGGCTGGAAGCCTCGACCTATTTTCGCAACGTGACCACCAAGCAACAATGGAAGCAGCAGGTTTCGGTGTGGCGTTCGGCACTCGGCTCAGTGGTGAGCCGCAAACTCCGCACCGTCCAGTACCTGACGACCATGCCGGGCGCGCCCGACGGCGAATACGTGATGATCCAGTATGACACGACCTTTACCCACAAGAAGTCCGCGGTCGAAGTGGTGGTGCCGATGATGGATGCAGACGGCAAATGGAGGGTCTCGGAGTATTCGATCCGCTAG
- a CDS encoding DUF1329 domain-containing protein: MRAGRLVLQMMLCLTLGAGARPALAQVKPGDVITPKDAYKVANLVSPGNGFLVRQGMTMNIVATGQLDWPNPYKAATEKYSQQVRLSPGGELGNYVAGLPFPLLDANDPLIGLKIMWNFSYRPLYTDDIDIREAEVESRTADPAVSDSIERFTAGHVALYNNIDRTELAPKPLDPDYFRGGIRYRFAIYPLLEPSEMRGAGFLRYRHADPRMEDNAWVYSSFSRKVRRVAANTLADTIENGGGDSSGGPSVSYANTLDPDTYFGFAAKIEDFEYKLLGVKQMLACVEAANSPERACPTDGGRTVCPENWEMRYLYVVEATAKKTTQLGSPTSIPKRILYIDSEGWFVTASDLYDRDGQLWKTVATFNAYRDRPTPDAKESIWPFKRMFQTAMVDEDIRSGFSTILYTPSRDSDFSDTWFINQGVVTPSLLEPGNIVRLGH, encoded by the coding sequence GTGCGTGCTGGTCGTCTCGTGCTGCAAATGATGCTGTGCCTGACTTTGGGTGCCGGCGCGCGACCGGCACTGGCGCAGGTTAAACCGGGCGATGTGATCACTCCCAAGGATGCGTACAAGGTCGCGAACCTGGTGAGTCCCGGCAACGGGTTCCTGGTCCGACAGGGCATGACGATGAACATCGTTGCCACCGGCCAGCTCGATTGGCCCAATCCCTACAAGGCAGCAACCGAGAAGTACTCACAACAGGTCCGGCTTTCGCCGGGCGGAGAACTTGGCAACTACGTGGCGGGACTCCCCTTTCCCCTGCTCGACGCCAATGATCCGCTGATCGGACTCAAGATAATGTGGAATTTCAGTTATCGGCCGCTCTACACCGACGACATCGATATTCGCGAGGCGGAAGTCGAAAGCCGCACCGCGGATCCGGCGGTCTCGGACTCAATCGAACGATTCACCGCGGGTCACGTTGCGCTGTACAACAATATCGACCGAACCGAGCTGGCGCCCAAACCCCTGGATCCCGACTATTTTCGCGGCGGGATCCGCTACCGGTTCGCGATCTATCCCCTCCTCGAACCATCCGAGATGCGGGGGGCCGGGTTCCTCCGCTATCGACACGCCGACCCGCGGATGGAAGACAACGCGTGGGTGTACAGCTCGTTTTCGCGAAAAGTCCGGCGCGTTGCGGCAAATACCTTGGCCGACACCATCGAGAACGGCGGCGGGGACTCTTCGGGAGGACCCTCGGTCAGCTACGCCAACACACTCGATCCCGACACCTACTTCGGCTTTGCCGCAAAGATCGAAGACTTTGAATACAAACTGCTGGGGGTCAAGCAGATGCTGGCCTGCGTGGAGGCAGCGAATTCGCCGGAGCGGGCGTGCCCCACCGACGGTGGCCGCACGGTGTGCCCGGAGAACTGGGAAATGAGATACCTCTACGTGGTTGAAGCAACCGCGAAGAAAACCACCCAGCTCGGCAGTCCCACCTCGATTCCAAAGCGCATCCTGTACATCGACTCGGAAGGCTGGTTTGTTACGGCGTCCGATCTGTACGATCGTGACGGCCAGCTTTGGAAGACCGTCGCAACTTTCAATGCCTATCGCGATCGGCCTACCCCCGACGCGAAGGAATCGATCTGGCCCTTCAAGAGGATGTTTCAGACTGCGATGGTGGACGAAGATATCCGCAGCGGGTTCTCGACCATCCTCTACACGCCAAGCCGCGACAGCGATTTCAGCGACACCTGGTTCATCAATCAGGGCGTGGTTACCCCGTCGCTGCTGGAACCCGGTAACATCGTCCGGCTGGGGCATTAA
- the ltaE gene encoding low-specificity L-threonine aldolase, producing the protein MIDLRSDTVSLPTPEMREAIARAELGDDVYGEDPTVNRLEAMAASLMGKEAALLVPSGTMGNLAAMLSHCARGTKAIVGSQSHTQLYEAGGASALGGVVLTPIRNTDEGELDLAELRRELATSTDAHFAQPALVVIENTHNRCGGAPVGLSHLAEVADLTHGRGLQLHLDGARIFNAALALEASAASIASHADTVSFCLSKGLACPIGSLVCGSRGLVARAHRVRKMLGGGMRQAGIIAAAGIVALTSMIDRLAEDHSNARALAEGLGLVAGLSVRHVKQRTNMVVFDIDDASGARKFQAAMKEHGVLISGRDATSFRAVTHYGVTRRDVDRAVAAAAQAAAEAFGD; encoded by the coding sequence TTGATCGATCTGCGTAGCGACACCGTCAGCTTGCCAACGCCCGAGATGCGCGAGGCGATCGCGCGCGCCGAGCTGGGCGACGACGTGTACGGCGAAGACCCGACCGTCAATCGCCTGGAAGCGATGGCAGCCTCGCTGATGGGCAAGGAAGCTGCCCTGCTGGTGCCCAGCGGCACCATGGGCAACCTCGCCGCGATGCTGTCACACTGCGCGCGCGGTACCAAGGCGATCGTAGGTTCGCAATCACATACCCAACTGTACGAAGCGGGTGGCGCATCGGCGCTCGGCGGCGTGGTGCTGACGCCTATTCGCAACACCGACGAGGGCGAGCTCGACCTCGCCGAATTGCGGCGCGAACTGGCGACGTCCACCGACGCGCACTTCGCACAACCCGCATTGGTGGTGATCGAGAATACCCACAATCGCTGCGGCGGAGCGCCGGTTGGACTTTCCCACCTGGCAGAGGTTGCGGATCTTACCCACGGGCGCGGGCTGCAACTGCATCTGGATGGCGCCCGAATCTTCAACGCGGCGTTGGCCTTGGAAGCGAGTGCCGCAAGCATCGCTTCCCATGCGGATACGGTTTCGTTCTGCCTCTCCAAGGGACTCGCCTGCCCGATAGGATCATTGGTGTGCGGGAGCCGCGGCTTAGTCGCGCGAGCCCACCGGGTTCGCAAGATGCTCGGCGGCGGAATGCGGCAGGCGGGAATAATCGCGGCGGCCGGAATTGTCGCCCTTACCTCGATGATCGATCGGCTCGCCGAAGATCATTCCAATGCGCGCGCGCTGGCCGAAGGCCTGGGCCTGGTCGCCGGGTTGAGCGTCCGGCACGTGAAGCAACGCACCAATATGGTAGTCTTTGATATCGATGACGCTTCCGGGGCGCGCAAGTTCCAGGCGGCGATGAAAGAGCATGGGGTTCTCATCTCGGGGCGCGACGCGACTTCCTTCCGCGCTGTTACCCACTATGGGGTGACGCGCCGTGATGTTGATCGCGCGGTAGCCGCTGCAGCCCAGGCCGCCGCCGAGGCGTTCGGCGACTGA
- a CDS encoding amino acid permease: MNNSPSLTRQIFRRKPAATLMTEASAEGFGLKRVLGALDLTLLGIGAIVGAGIFVLTGVAAAKYAGPAIVLSFVVSGFACAMAALCYAEFAAMIPVAGSAYSYSYATMGELVGWIIGWDLVLEYAVGAAAVAVGWSGYLRVILAGLGVQLPSSLIHAPGSAPGAIVNLPALLIVLVISAILYIGISESARLNSIIVSIKLVVVVLVIVIGGFYIKPANWSPFAPMGWGGVMKGAAVIFFAYIGFDAVSTAAEEVVNPKRDLPLGILGSLFACTLLYILVAAVLTGMVPAAAIDLNAPLASAFVIRGLNAISGIISLGAVAGLTSVLLVLLLGQSRIFFAVSRDGLLPAAFSKVHPKYRTPYIPTTITAIAVGLTAAFLPIQEIAELTNIGTLFAFVLVCAGVWILRRIEPELNRPFRTPLVPLVPVLGMFFCAYLMLSLPAVTWIRFFVWMALGFAIYFGYGRFHSRIAQENSAGRAAASAD, translated from the coding sequence ATGAATAACTCGCCGAGCCTCACCAGACAGATCTTCCGCCGCAAACCCGCGGCGACCTTGATGACCGAAGCGAGCGCCGAAGGGTTCGGACTCAAGCGCGTGCTCGGGGCTCTGGATTTGACCCTGCTGGGTATCGGCGCGATTGTCGGGGCCGGAATTTTTGTCCTCACAGGCGTCGCCGCGGCCAAATACGCCGGTCCAGCCATCGTGCTTTCCTTCGTGGTCTCGGGCTTCGCGTGTGCGATGGCGGCGCTGTGCTACGCGGAGTTCGCCGCGATGATTCCGGTGGCGGGCAGTGCCTACTCGTACTCCTACGCAACGATGGGCGAGTTGGTCGGATGGATCATCGGGTGGGACCTGGTCCTGGAGTACGCGGTCGGCGCGGCCGCCGTGGCGGTCGGGTGGTCAGGGTACCTCCGCGTGATCCTCGCGGGGCTCGGAGTGCAGCTCCCCAGCTCGCTGATCCATGCCCCGGGTTCGGCTCCCGGGGCGATCGTCAACCTGCCCGCGCTGCTCATCGTTCTGGTGATCTCGGCAATCCTGTATATCGGCATCTCGGAAAGCGCGCGCCTCAATTCCATCATTGTGAGCATCAAACTCGTCGTCGTCGTTCTCGTCATCGTGATCGGTGGATTCTACATAAAGCCGGCGAATTGGAGTCCCTTCGCGCCGATGGGCTGGGGCGGCGTGATGAAGGGTGCGGCGGTTATCTTCTTTGCTTATATCGGATTCGACGCGGTCTCGACCGCGGCGGAAGAAGTGGTTAATCCTAAGCGCGACTTGCCACTTGGAATTCTGGGCTCGTTGTTCGCATGCACGCTGCTGTACATCCTGGTGGCAGCCGTGCTTACCGGGATGGTTCCGGCCGCCGCCATCGATCTCAACGCGCCGCTCGCATCGGCATTCGTCATTCGCGGGTTAAACGCTATCTCAGGGATCATCTCGCTCGGCGCGGTTGCGGGATTGACCTCGGTGCTCCTGGTATTGCTGCTGGGACAGTCACGCATTTTCTTCGCGGTATCGCGCGATGGCTTGCTGCCGGCCGCGTTCAGCAAGGTTCATCCCAAGTATCGGACGCCGTACATTCCCACCACCATCACGGCGATCGCGGTGGGCCTCACCGCGGCGTTTCTGCCCATCCAGGAGATCGCCGAGTTGACCAATATCGGCACCTTGTTCGCATTCGTACTGGTCTGCGCCGGAGTCTGGATTCTTCGGCGCATTGAGCCCGAGTTGAATCGGCCTTTTCGCACGCCGCTGGTGCCGCTAGTACCGGTACTGGGGATGTTCTTTTGCGCGTATCTGATGCTGAGCCTGCCCGCGGTCACGTGGATAAGGTTTTTTGTGTGGATGGCCCTGGGCTTCGCCATCTACTTCGGCTATGGCCGCTTCCACAGCCGGATTGCGCAAGAGAACAGCGCCGGTCGGGCCGCGGCGAGCGCCGACTGA
- a CDS encoding CbbQ/NirQ/NorQ/GpvN family protein gives MGIELKKYDARIQGEGPEVRHLDPHNAPYYLPISDEVDIFSAAYKARLPVLLKGPTGCGKTRFVEHMAHQLSALESGPNELITVACHEDLTGSDLVGRFLIQADETVWVDGPLTQAVRRGAICYLDEIVEARKDTTVLIHPLSDHRRILPIEKRGETIEAHDGFLLCISYNPGYQSIQKNLKHSTRQRFVTIEFSYPPADKEFEIIAHESGVDKDMAMQLAILGEKVRNLKASGLEEGVSTRLLIYAGELIRQGITPRRSATVAVTWSLTDESDSKRAIDEVVKAIFP, from the coding sequence ATGGGAATTGAGCTCAAGAAATACGACGCACGAATTCAAGGCGAAGGGCCCGAGGTGCGGCATCTCGATCCGCACAACGCACCCTACTATCTGCCGATCAGCGACGAGGTAGACATCTTCAGCGCGGCCTACAAGGCCCGACTGCCGGTGCTGCTCAAGGGGCCCACCGGATGCGGCAAAACCCGCTTCGTCGAGCACATGGCGCATCAGTTGTCCGCGCTGGAGAGCGGACCCAACGAGCTGATCACGGTCGCGTGTCACGAGGACCTTACCGGCAGCGACCTGGTCGGTCGCTTCCTGATTCAGGCGGACGAGACGGTGTGGGTCGACGGACCGCTCACCCAGGCGGTCCGGCGCGGAGCGATCTGTTACCTGGATGAAATTGTCGAAGCGCGTAAGGACACCACGGTGCTCATCCACCCGCTGTCCGACCATCGTCGAATTCTCCCGATCGAAAAGCGGGGCGAGACGATAGAGGCACATGACGGGTTCCTGCTCTGCATTTCCTACAACCCCGGTTACCAGAGCATCCAGAAGAACCTGAAGCACTCCACGCGGCAGCGTTTCGTGACCATCGAGTTCAGCTATCCTCCCGCGGACAAGGAGTTCGAGATCATCGCGCACGAATCCGGGGTCGACAAAGACATGGCGATGCAGCTTGCGATCTTGGGTGAGAAGGTGCGCAACCTGAAAGCATCGGGACTGGAGGAAGGTGTCTCCACCCGCCTGCTGATCTATGCCGGCGAACTGATTCGTCAGGGCATCACCCCGCGCCGCTCAGCCACGGTAGCGGTTACCTGGTCTTTGACCGACGAGAGTGACAGCAAACGCGCAATCGATGAGGTAGTGAAAGCAATTTTTCCGTAA
- a CDS encoding DUF5808 domain-containing protein codes for MIWLNVLHINPVWSLVVLVAASLEYLMPELSRPGVAFSVTVDPEFRRSPRHARIVRHYRRGVLLSALAGLLVAFGAVEQVEAWSGPAAFCTQYIIFLIAFLLARTATLPNRIAPLETREADLSRREPPAVLAVLVLAPLITMAAVLLWTYTNWQQLPDPYPIHWGFDGQPDLWIERTPMHVYGVLGLLGGVAALLAFFGYGFLFWARRNTGAQHTRYSFPAVWIALFLGAEYFVAASATLPLGFDIRPVELIVLALLTASSLYLIVIGPAGGHAARRPDDDTPDEAWKFGMFYFNPRDAALFVEKRFGLGWTINFGQTRAWVLIALALAPLGFGFAFVMSIAS; via the coding sequence ATGATCTGGCTCAACGTTCTCCATATCAATCCGGTATGGAGCCTCGTTGTACTGGTTGCAGCATCACTTGAGTACCTGATGCCCGAGCTAAGCAGGCCGGGCGTTGCATTCTCAGTCACGGTCGATCCCGAATTTCGGCGTTCCCCGCGCCATGCCAGAATCGTCAGGCACTACCGTCGCGGCGTGCTCTTGTCGGCGCTGGCCGGGCTGTTGGTCGCCTTTGGAGCGGTGGAGCAGGTTGAGGCCTGGAGCGGACCGGCAGCCTTTTGTACCCAGTACATCATTTTTCTGATTGCGTTCCTCCTCGCGCGCACTGCTACCCTGCCCAATCGGATCGCGCCGCTCGAAACGCGCGAGGCCGACCTCTCCCGCCGCGAGCCGCCCGCGGTCCTCGCGGTTCTCGTCCTAGCTCCCTTGATAACCATGGCGGCGGTGCTGTTGTGGACGTACACCAACTGGCAGCAACTTCCCGATCCCTACCCGATCCACTGGGGCTTCGATGGTCAGCCCGATCTCTGGATCGAACGTACTCCCATGCACGTCTACGGAGTTCTGGGACTGCTCGGTGGCGTGGCCGCTCTCCTGGCGTTCTTTGGCTATGGATTCCTCTTCTGGGCCCGGCGCAACACGGGCGCTCAGCACACCCGGTACAGCTTTCCGGCCGTGTGGATCGCGCTCTTTCTGGGGGCCGAATATTTCGTGGCCGCCTCCGCTACCCTCCCGTTGGGGTTTGATATTCGACCGGTCGAGCTCATCGTCCTGGCACTGCTGACCGCCAGTTCGCTCTACCTGATCGTGATCGGTCCCGCCGGAGGTCATGCCGCGCGCCGTCCTGATGACGACACGCCCGATGAAGCATGGAAATTCGGGATGTTCTACTTCAACCCGCGGGACGCCGCACTGTTCGTGGAAAAACGCTTCGGGCTTGGATGGACGATCAACTTCGGGCAAACGCGAGCCTGGGTGTTGATAGCGCTCGCACTCGCGCCGCTCGGTTTCGGGTTTGCCTTCGTGATGTCAATTGCCTCGTGA